One window of Microtus pennsylvanicus isolate mMicPen1 chromosome X, mMicPen1.hap1, whole genome shotgun sequence genomic DNA carries:
- the Pbdc1 gene encoding protein PBDC1 has translation MDAASESEEPVCGEVVSVAHALSLPAESYGNDPDIEMAWAIRAMQHAEVYYKLISSVDPQFLKLTKVDDQIYSEFRENFEKLRVDVLDPEELKSESAKEKWRPFCLKFEGIVEDYNYGTLLRLDCSQGYTEENTIFAPRIQFFAIEIARNREGYNKAVSGSVQDKEGEKGTNNEEEEDEKGAGSGGEKEEGVNTEN, from the exons ATGGATGCTGCAAGCGAAAGCGAAGAGCCG gtTTGTGGGGAAGTGGTGTCCGTGGCCCACGCTCTTTCCCTCCCAGCCGAGTCGTACGGCAATGAC CCTGATATTGAGATGGCTTGGGCCATTCGAGCAATGCAACATGCCGAAGTCTATTACAAA CTGATTTCATCAGTTGACCCACAGTTCCTGAAACTCACCAAAGTAGATGACCAAATCTACTCTGAGTTCCGTGAAAATTTTGAGAAGCTCAGAGTAGATGTATTGGACCCAGAAGAACTCAAATCAGAATCAGCTAAAGAG aaatggaggccATTCTGCTTAAAATTTGAAGGTATCGTGGAAGACTACAACTATGGTACTTTGTTGCGACTCGATTGTTCTCAGGGCTATACTGAAGAGAACACCATCTTTG CACCCAGGATTCAATTTTTTGCAATTGAAATTGCTCGGAACCGGGAAGGCTATAACAAAGCAGTTTCCGGCAGTGTTCAGgacaaagaaggagagaaaggaactaacaatgaagaagaggaagatgagaaaggagCTGGTagtggaggagaaaaagaggaaggagtcaacacagaaaattaa